TAGGGAGCAAAAAGTTTTTGAGAAAGTTTTCATAAAGATTACGAGACCAGGGTTAAATATCCTTATAAACAAAGGTGTTTACGAGGATCATTTGAAAAGAAATTAGAGGTATCATCATTCGATTCAGAATGCAAAACTGATTTCGCTAACTTTTGGGGCGCAGGTGGGTGATTGAAGATTTCGCTAATAAGGATTAAAATAATCCGAAATTCCTCCACGCGTTGTCTCCCTCGCAGGCCGCGGCTTTAGTAGTTATTAATCCAACAGTTGGATAACCATTTTGAAATCAACACCACCCGGCTATGTTTCAGTACTACTTTGCATTTCTCCCGCTACTTATATTTGCCATTTTCGCACTCCTACTCTTCGCCAAAAAGTGGGGCGACGACCACCGAAGATCAAAAATCCATGACGAAAAACTGCTTCGGTCAGCCGGCGATAGCCGACGAACAGAAATCGAGACAATTGACGCGAAAATCAACAATTGTCTCGTGTTTATCGGTATCGGAGTAGCCGTTCAAATCATCGGCTTCACTTTTCTGACAAGCACTTTAAGCGGCACCATTCTGAGCTACCTTTTAGGAATCGTTAGCGTGACGACTGTATCGTTTACGCTTTGGTACCTGATCAAGACAACGCTCCTGATGTTAAAACGAAGTCGCTGCTCTGATGGGTATCATGGTGAGTGCATCACCGGGAATCAACTCAGCGTTCTCATGCTGGACGGGTATCGCGTTTTTCACGATTTGCAGTTTGAGGATATAAATATCGACCACGCCTTGGTTGGCCCAGCGGGCGTATTCGCGGTAGAAACCAAACTGCGAAAAAAGCGGAAGTCGCTCAAGGATCCGGTCGTTCGCTTCGATGGAGAGAAACTGCATTGGTCCAAAAAACGGGTTAACACTATTAGCATTCAGGACGCTTTTGATCGGTCGGTTATTTTAAAACAATTCCTCAGCAACGCTTTGGGCGGAACCGTTGAAGTAAAGCCACTTCTGCTATTACCCGGCTGGAATGTCGAAACCGAGCAAACAGGTAAAGTGAGTGTCCTCAATCCCAAACAGGTCCGTACCTTCCTTAAAGGAGTTGAAGAGTACGATGAAGTGGTTTCTGAAAGACTGATTAATCGCATCAGTCGTCATATAGCCGAGAAAGCGGGGTACCCGGAACCGATGAGTCAAAAGCAGGAGGATAAGACGGAGAAGGACGAAGCACTGACAAGCAATCCATCTTCCCTGGAGATCCCGGTTAACTCCTAGGAATCGGTACTATCCCCTACATTTCTCCGTCGATGGGCAGAGCGGCCACCCTGTTTTCGAACACAGGTGCACTTTCTCACAATTAACTGCTTAAACAGTCTTGCAGGTATTCCGCGGCTTTAAAATTTTGTATCACGACGATGGTTTCACCATTTTTGTGAATCCTTACTTCAGGCACATTGATCATTGGGGTCTTATGCGGAGCAAACAGAATATCGTCGTGCGTCGCGTTTTGGCGTTCGGCAAACAGATCGGGAGTAAGATGACCACCCAGATGGTCGCTGCGGCCAGTAGCAACATGGACGGTTCCTAAAACTTTCTCATCTTGAATATCGCGGCCTGAAACAGGGAGCACCTGGGTGCCAAAGCCAAGCTCGCCGATTTCTCCAGTAACGGGATCGCGGGTCATTTTCGCGTTGTGGGTATCGATGGTAGTTTGGTTACCTTCCAAGAGCTCAGCCGCCTGGATACGGCCTTCCGACACATTCATGATTCCGATAGTGCCGTCATCATAAAGCATGGGAAATTGTCCCTCAGCACCGTCAGGAACAAAGTAAACTTCGCCAGCTGGAAGATTAGCTATGTCCGGTTTTTTCCCAAGGCAAAGTCCGTGACTCTTTTGCGCTTCTTGTCCGTTCAAAATGAGCTTCAATGTGTAGGTCTCATCACCCACGGTGAAATCAATTTCAGCGAAGTCGGATTTTGTCATGCCCAACCGAAGTTTCTCCGCCTGAGCCGAAACTTCATTATAATCTACCGCAAGACCGGAGCGCAGAATGATGTCGTTCATGCCATGCATGGTAGCTCCGCGGAAACCGATCACTTTTGCAGAAGCGGTCAAGGGTGCAGTGGCTGACTCCGTCGAAATACAAAGAATTAAATCGTACGGCTTGTAGACGTCCTCAACCAGGCTGAGCTGGTTGCCTTCGATGTCATAACAGTCCTCCGGCAAATCAAGATTGGAGCCTCCCGTGCGCTTGTAAGCGAACATTTCGCCTCCGGAAAATCCGAATTCTTCAGCAACCCCGTTCTTCAGGCCGAGGTAGAATTTTTCATAAGCGTGACGCTGAATCGTGAGGGACTCGTCTTTCAAAAAGGCGAAGTCTTTAATGTCACGGGGGTCTTCAAGGTCGATCAGTATACAGACCTTTTCACCTGGTTCAGGATCGAAAACCGTTTTGAGTAGGCGTCCCAAGTTGAAAGGAGGAAATGCTTTAAGATCTTCTTCTGTGGTAAGTGTTTCTAACATGTCGTATTTTTATTTTATGTACTTGATTTGTAAATTGTCGCGTGCTGCAAAACGATAGTTCCAAAGTAAATTCGTGCAATAATTGCGTCCACCCACTAACTAATTGGAATTTATGTCGCCATCGTTTCCATATCCTTACAAGAAAAATGTCGTTTTTGGCCTTTGGCTACTGACATGGATCTTTGCCTGGATCGACCTGCCGATACTGGCACTTTGGCCCAGCGTCCTGGCGTTAGTCTCGGTCCTGTTGTTAAGAAAAGTGATCGGAGGACTATTGGTGGGCGGTTCCGCTGGTGCAATCCTTCTGGCCAATGGAAATCCCATAAAGGCGTTTCTTGCCTTTTTCACCGAACACCTGATTCCATCGCTTCAAAGTGGATGGAATCTGAGCGTACTTATTTTCACCCTCCTCTTGGGTGGATTTGTCGCCCTGATTGAGAAAGGCGGTGGTATTCAGGCGTTGGTGCAACGTTGGCTCAAGAAATCGGGTTCTCTAAAGAAACGGGTACAGTGGTCCGCTTATGGACTGGGCCTGGTTTGTTTTTTCGATGGCTTGGCAAACAGCCTCCTGGTGGGGAAATCCCTGACACCGGTGGCTAAACAGGCCGGAGTATCCCGGGAAAAATTGTCCTACATTGTGGATTCCACCAGCGCAGCCGTCGCGTGCGTGGCGGTTATTTCGACCTGGATTGCTTATCAGCTATCCATGATTCAACAGGGATATGAAGCCGTTGGAATACAGAACCTAAATACCTTCGGACTATTTTTTCGCTCTATCCCGCTCAATTTTTACTGCTGGTTCACTCTGGGTCTGCTGGCTGTGGTCATCGCTCGAAACTGGAATATCGGGCCAATGCGAGAAGCGGAAGCCCGATTGGAATCCATTAAACAGATCCCCGTTAACAATTCGACACTTTCAACCGGAGCCTGGCGCGCAATCGTCCCGTTAGCCCTCCTGATTTTCGGATTAATTGTGGGACTTTACCTGGACGGCGTTGAAGGAGGAATCTTTCCGATATCTTTCACCAAGATTGCGCAAGCTTTTGGAGCGGCGGATGCTGCAAAACTTTTAGTAAGCCTTAGCGCCTTAGCTTGCCTTGTAGCCTATTTGACAAATTGGTCTGCCCTCAAAAATGAAGATGCCGGAGAAGTATTTATGGGAGGAGTTCTTCACCTGTTTAAGCCCTGCCTGATACTGATTAGCGTTTGGATACTCAGCAGCACCATTAGAGAGCTCGGAGCATCGGAAGTATTGTCCGGCCTATTGGAAGGAAATTTACCCGTTGGACTTTTTCCGGCCACCGTTTTTCTGGTAGGAACTCTCATCTCATTTACAACCGGCTCATCCTGGGGAACGATGGGAGTTCTCATGCCGCTGGCCTTGCCCGTTGCAATTAACCTGGCAGGCGGTCAAGGCGGCCTGGACTCGATATTGATTCCGGCAACGGTCGCGGCGGTTTTTAGTGGCGCGGTTTTTGGCGACCATTG
The sequence above is a segment of the Verrucomicrobiota bacterium genome. Coding sequences within it:
- a CDS encoding nuclease-related domain-containing protein — its product is MFQYYFAFLPLLIFAIFALLLFAKKWGDDHRRSKIHDEKLLRSAGDSRRTEIETIDAKINNCLVFIGIGVAVQIIGFTFLTSTLSGTILSYLLGIVSVTTVSFTLWYLIKTTLLMLKRSRCSDGYHGECITGNQLSVLMLDGYRVFHDLQFEDINIDHALVGPAGVFAVETKLRKKRKSLKDPVVRFDGEKLHWSKKRVNTISIQDAFDRSVILKQFLSNALGGTVEVKPLLLLPGWNVETEQTGKVSVLNPKQVRTFLKGVEEYDEVVSERLINRISRHIAEKAGYPEPMSQKQEDKTEKDEALTSNPSSLEIPVNS